A window of Dromiciops gliroides isolate mDroGli1 chromosome X, mDroGli1.pri, whole genome shotgun sequence contains these coding sequences:
- the LOC122733921 gene encoding insulin receptor substrate 2-B-like — protein sequence MWRGAEDGARCCSPDRGDPGLTQLLRAAGDDVRKCGYLRKQKHGHKRYFVLRAAGRLAPARLEYYESEKKFRSSLRAAAAAAARSSAGAAASAPPAVQPKRVIPLYQCFTVSRRADAKHRHLIALYTKDDYFAMVAESEQEQESWYQALSLLMGQSKTRSSGTGTGDGEDGTTGARARAAVGEEEEDDGTFKEVWQVQVKPKGLGQTKNLSGIYRLCLSSKEVHLVRLNAEVPSVQLQLLSIRRCGHSEHFFFLEVGRSSSIGPGEIWMQVDDSVVAQHMHETFLETMKALKAFADFRPRSKSQSSCTNPISFLSTRRHLGYLQPCLGMSRRSRTDSMASTPPSCKGNTYRFRTSSEGEGTMDRPFRTVTGSLMQLNPGRMNIPRPEGGRYVRAAFNACCHARSASLPVSPFPSGTSPAPDAVARPSSSMCGSPGDGSFVSDEYGASPGDVRYFRVRSNTPDPLGNTPPIREEHCFNEYMSMNKQRGKESAGGNHPEAEKFFKKRTFSLPKPAVVTMQQKTTQTTPFDEEAAANPRLLFASESPRSRETPKLEYGENGANRNPNRKRAEDEGYMPMMPGVAASLKSNSDYLPMAPKSASASKASSSWSSSQKDSRGYMMMFPRAGPSSGRNSRGAFASKGASNKDDDNEYMDMSPGNPVPPKQSHEGNSLHPPSFSKSLSSLFSLPKSFRTITEQSDDSDYVPMASPGRLLSTVSENVPRANQDALPPRDIGKASAFKAPDRGFPQRKAARPTKLPLGTRGSSVPRIYERAIEGDSPGEYINIDFSRKPNPPYSLSAECSPASFGSSGDRTQSPYSDYMSFALDVNSPKTAKELANSLAMSGSNLPRNQLTVDCARRPLGAAARISSPTNGDDDYTEMSFNPAATTTVPFAAQSNEPVKIDSPSSAVNRLRIADTSPEGSTFSLPDFSPDPPVVPQVGSRADPQGRRRHSSETFSPAGAAAAPSSLFSDSRRQSSASFDNIWFKSGEGAADSEGVRMSRVTSAGFQNGLNYIAVNLRDAAAKGEASSAAPNAQQGNRASALDSGTYVSIDFSKDDIFKCTSAKKD from the exons atgTGGAGGGGCGCAGAGGACGGCGCCCGCTGCTGCTCCCCAGACCGCGGGGACCCGGGCCTGACGCAGCTGCTGCGGGCGGCCGGGGACGACGTCCGCAAATGCGGCTACCTGCGGAAGCAGAAGCACGGCCACAAGCGCTACTTCGTGCTGCGGGCGGCCGGCCGCCTGGCCCCCGCGCGCCTCGAATACTACGAGAGCGAGAAGAAGTTCCGCAGCAGCCtccgcgccgccgccgccgccgctgcccgGTCCTCGGCGGGCGCCGCCGCCAGCGCGCCCCCCGCCGTGCAGCCCAAGCGCGTTATCCCCCTGTACCAGTGCTTCACGGTGAGCCGCCGCGCCGATGCCAAGCACCGCCACCTCATCGCCCTCTACACCAAGGACGACTACTTCGCCATGGTGGCCGAGAGTGAGCAGGAGCAGGAGAGCTGGTACCAAGCGCTGAGCCTCCTGATGGGCCAAAGCAAGACGCGCAGCTCCGGCACCGGCACCGGGGACGGCGAAGACGGCACCA CcggagcccgagcccgagccgcggtaggtgaggaggaagaagatgatggAACCTTCAAGGAGGTGTGGCAGGTGCAGGTGAAACCCAAGGGGCTGGGCCAGACCAAGAACCTGAGCGGCATCTATCGCCTGTGCCTGTCCAGCAAGGAGGTGCACCTGGTGCGCCTGAACGCAGAGGTGCCCAGCGTCCAGCTGCAACTGCTCAGCATCCGCCGTTGCGGCCACTCGGAGCACTTCTTCTTCCTCGAGGTGGGCAGGTCGTCCTCCATCGGCCCCGGGGAGATCTGGATGCAGGTGGACGACTCGGTGGTGGCTCAGCACATGCACGAGACCTTCCTGGAAACCATGAAAGCCCTCAAAGCCTTTGCCGACTTCAGGCCCCGAAGCAAGAGCCAGTCCTCCTGCACCAACcccatctctttcctttccaccAGGAGGCACCTGGGCTACCTGCAGCCCTGTCTGGGTATGTCCCGCCGGTCCCGCACCGACAGCATGGCCAGCACCCCGCCCTCCTGCAAGGGCAACACCTATCGATTCCGTACCTCCAGCGAGGGCGAAGGCACCATGGACAGACCCTTCAGAACGGTCACCGGAAGCCTGATGCAGCTGAACCCTGGCCGAATGAATATCCCCCGGCCCGAAGGTGGCAGGTACGTTCGAGCGGCGTTCAACGCCTGCTGTCATGCTCGCTCTGCCTCCCTGCCGGTGTCTCCCTTTCCCTCCGGGACCAGCCCGGCCCCAGATGCCGTGGCCAGGCCTTCGAGCTCAATGTGCGGGTCCCCGGGTGACGGAAGCTTTGTCTCTGATGAATACGGAGCCAGCCCCGGAGACGTGAGGTATTTCCGAGTGAGAAGCAACACCCCGGACCCCCTGGGAAACACACCACCCATCCGAGAGGAGCACTGCTTCAATGAGTACATGTCGATGAATAAGCAGCGCGGGAAAGAGAGTGCGGGTGGTAATCATCCCGAGGCTGAAAAGTTCTTCAAGAAGAGAACTTTCTCCCTTCCCAAACCAGCAGTTGTAACCATGCAGCAGAAAACAACCCAAACTACTCCTTTCGACGAGGAGGCTGCTGCGAACCCCAGGCTGTTGTTCGCTTCCGAGTCGCCGCGGTCAAGAGAGACCCCAAAACTGGAGTACGGGGAGAACGGGGCCAATCGCAACCCAAACAGAAAGAGAGCCGAGGATGAGGGCTACATGCCTATGATGCCAGGCGTGGCCGCTTCTCTGAAAAGCAACAGCGATTACTTGCCAATGGCTCCCAAGAGCGCTTCTGCCTCGAAAGCCAGCAGTTCTTGGTCATCCTCTCAAAAGGACTCTCGGGGATACATGATGATGTTCCCAAGAGCTGGCCCGTCATCCGGCCGAAACAGTCGCGGAGCTTTCGCTTCTAAGGGGGCAAGTaataaagatgatgataatgaatacATGGATATGTCCCCCGGCAATCCCGTGCCTCCAAAGCAGTCGCACGAGGGCAATTCTCTTCACCCTCCGTCTTTTTCCAAGAGTCTCAGCTCGCTTTTCTCCCTGCCAAAAAGTTTCAGAACGATCACCGAACAAAGCGACGACAGTGACTATGTCCCGATGGCCTCGCCTGGAAGACTCCTGAGCACCGTCTCTGAAAATGTCCCGAGGGCTAACCAGGATGCCTTGCCCCCCAGGGACATTGGTAAAGCTTCGGCTTTTAAAGCTCCAGACCGGGGCTTCCCACAGAGGAAGGCTGCAAGACCCACCAAACTTCCTTTGGGCACGAGAGGAAGCAGTGTCCCCAGAATCTATGAGCGTGCCATCGAGGGGGACAGCCCCGGTGAGTACATCAACATTGACTTTAGCCGAAAACCAAATCCACCCTATTCCCTGTCGGCCGAGTGCTCTCCGGCTTCCTTCGGCTCCAGCGGCGACCGCACCCAGTCACCTTACTCTGATTACATGAGTTTCGCTCTCGACGTCAACTCACCAAAAACCGCGAAGGAGCTGGCCAACTCCTTAGCGATGTCCGGTTCCAATCTCCCTCGAAACCAGCTAACCGTGGACTGTGCTAGACGACCACTTGGTGCTGCTGCCCGCATTAGTAGCCCGACTAATGGGGATGATGATTACACCGAGATGTCTTTCAACCCAGCGGCGACAACAACCGTGCCTTTTGCTGCCCAGAGCAACGAGCCTGTCAAAATTGATAGCCCCTCTTCTGCCGTGAATCGCCTTCGCATCGCCGACACATCTCCCGAGGGCAGCACCTTCTCCCTTCCCGATTTCAGTCCTGACCCACCCGTCGTCCCTCAGGTGGGCAGCAGAGCCGACCCCCAAGGCAGAAGACGCCACAGTTCCGAGACCTTCTCGCCCGCGGGAGCCGCGGCCGCACCTTCGTCTCTCTTCTCTGATAGCAGAAGGCAGAGTTCTGCATCCTTCGACAACATCTGGTTCAAATCCGGTGAAGGTGCTGCCGATTCTGAGGGGGTGAGGATGTCGAGGGTCACTTCAGCCGGCTTTCAGAATGGCCTAAACTACATCGCCGTGAATTTGCGTGATGCCGCCGCTAAAGGTGAGGCCAGCTCAGCTGCTCCAAACGCTCAGCAGGGGAACAGAGCTTCAGCCTTGGACAGTGGCACCTATGTGAGCATCGACTTCTCCAAAGATGATATCTTCAAGTGTACTTCTGCGAAGAAAG